The Columba livia isolate bColLiv1 breed racing homer chromosome W, bColLiv1.pat.W.v2, whole genome shotgun sequence genome window below encodes:
- the LOC135577132 gene encoding uncharacterized protein LOC135577132 produces the protein MGNVASTEEKAIVKSILQLDARTGRYLEKDALERLLRFAQWKGCVRASDEFFSPDTWEEIGTELCEAVTRGSREACDLAGPWREIRLLMQEVSEEPELCAVPPEPPAASCPPSEDSEKSTPLVCPISDLEFWGREQIIPSAPFEPLPASDNEWQQPASFNKPGQVNPADVPLPEDLMEHQDGPPQNRPDFQEESHVQSLKDLLRWQETQMQEVLNAMKRLDGGNHKNSWIPAKWVRPWLANREETDCNDDNP, from the exons ATGGGAAACGTGGCATCCAcggaagaaaaagcaatagtGAAAAGTATTCTCCAGCTGGATGCACGAACAGGAAGATATTTGGAAAAAGACGCGCTGGAGCGTCTGTTACGTTTTGCGCAATGGAAGGGATGTGTTCGAGCTTCGGACGAGTTTTTTTCTCCCGATACATGGGAGGAGATAGGGACTGAACTATGTGAGGCTGTCACAAGGGGGAGCCGCGAGGCTTGCGACCTCGCTGGACCGTGGCGGGAGATCCGGTTGCTGATGCAGGAAGTCTCAGAGGAGCCAGAGCTGTGTgccgtccccccggagccgcccgccgcgagcTGCCCTCCCTCTGAGGACTCCGAAAAATCAACGCCGCTGGTATGTCCCATATCAGATCTGGAGTTCTGGGgcagagagcaaattataccctctgcaCCTTTTGAGCCATTGCCTGCCTCCGACAACGAATGGCAGCAACCAGCAAGTTTCAACAAGCCGGGACAAGTTAATCCAGCTGACGTACCTCTGCCGGAGGACTTGATGGAGCACCAGGATGGACCACCACAGAATCGCCCTgacttccaggaggagagccacgtgcagagcctgaaggacttactgagatggcaggagacacagatgcaagaagttctaaATGCTATGAAGCGACTAGATggcg GTAACCATAAAAATTCGTGGATCCCAGCAAAGTGGGTGAGGCCTTGGCTAGCTAACAGAGAAGAAACCGATTGCAATGATGACAACCCTTAA
- the LOC135577131 gene encoding spindlin-Z-like isoform X2: MMKKRTSHKKHRNNVGPSKPISQPRRNIVGCRIQHGWKEGSGPVTQWKGTVLDQVPVNPSLYLIKYDGFDCVYGLELHKDERVSALEVLPDRVASSRISDAHLADTMIGKAVEHMFETEDGSKDEWRGMVLARAPIMNTWFYITYEKDPVLYMYQLLDDYKEGDLRIMPDSNDSPPAEREPGEVVDSLVGKQVEYAKEDGSKRTGMVIHQVEAKPSVYFIKFDDDFHIYVYDLVKTS; this comes from the exons AAAGCATAGAAACAATGTTGGACCAAGCAAACCTATTTCTCAGCCTCGAAGAAACATTGTAGGCTGCAGAATACAGCATGGCTGGAAAGAAGGGAGTGGACCTGTAACACAATGGAAGGGCACAGTTCTTGATCAAGTTCCTGTAAATCCCTCTCTCTATCTTATAAAGTATGATGGATTTGATTGTGTGTATGGACTAGAACTGCACAAAGACGAAAGAGTTTCAGCACTTGAAGTCCTTCCAGACAGAGTTG CTTCATCTCGAATTAGTGATGCCCACCTGGCAGACACAATGATTGGCAAAGCTGTGGAACATATGTTTGAGACAGAGGATGGCTCAAAAGATGAatggagggggatggtcttggCTCGTGCTCCTATTATGAACACATGGTTTTATATTACCTATGAGAAAGATCCTGTCTTGTACATGTACCAACTCTTAGATGACTATAAAGAAGGTGACCTTCGCATTATGCCTGATTCCA ATGATTCACCTCCTGCAGAACGGGAACCAGGTGAAGTTGTGGACAGCCTGGTAGGCAAACAAGTGGAATATGCCAAAGAAGATGGCTCAAAACGGACTGGCATGGTCATTCACCAAGTTGAAGCCAAACCATCTGTCTATTTCATCAAGTTTGATGATGATTTCCATATTTATGTCTATGATTTGGTGAAGACATCCTAG